The Gordonibacter urolithinfaciens genome contains a region encoding:
- a CDS encoding response regulator transcription factor: MDENETKVLEAAALLYNAIPGYLAETQSKQQLGHLLVDLIDALDTIEFTRSGTPLFDIIGGNIPGRRKKAILALEREYGLTEREGHILRYLANERNPTYISNALGISPSTAKAHKYSIYRKLGIHSSSELKKLLEQNQQ, translated from the coding sequence ATGGACGAAAACGAAACGAAGGTGCTCGAAGCGGCAGCCCTGCTTTATAATGCCATTCCCGGCTATCTCGCCGAAACGCAAAGCAAGCAGCAGCTTGGACACCTTCTTGTAGATCTGATCGATGCTTTAGATACCATAGAGTTCACCCGGTCGGGAACGCCTTTGTTCGATATTATCGGCGGGAACATTCCCGGCAGGAGAAAGAAAGCCATTCTGGCACTTGAACGGGAATACGGGCTGACCGAACGCGAGGGACATATCCTCCGCTACCTTGCGAACGAGCGAAACCCCACGTATATCTCCAACGCGCTGGGTATTTCCCCGTCTACCGCCAAAGCACACAAGTACTCAATTTACAGGAAGCTGGGCATACATAGCTCATCGGAGCTGAAGAAGCTGCTTGAGCAGAATCAGCAGTGA